A region of Haliotis asinina isolate JCU_RB_2024 chromosome 9, JCU_Hal_asi_v2, whole genome shotgun sequence DNA encodes the following proteins:
- the LOC137296808 gene encoding chitin deacetylase 8-like: MIPQVVLGALLASFASAAVKLDIKCSDHGAFNCHSSDPAAFTRCLDGQLYEFYCPDGLHFNTQTQTCDWPESADCSYKLGGGSKKVEKVVEPASKQGGSASSSSSGSSGSSGSSGSSGSSGSSGHGATPHPWWRPKNVDPASWERTDNLFELPFDKDSSDGGEHSSNSGSSGSSASTGNSGNSGSSGSSGNSGNSGSSGSSGSSGSSSNPGNSGSSGEHSHAKEPTHDHKPAPEPERPVHNPISASADKTHRPDHSSVSKPEGECGPHNCKLPSCFCPGSSIPHGLSPKNTPQMVMITFDDEVSAAYYGYFQRLFRPGRYNPNGCPVRGCLYVSGSGTDYDLVYPLYAMGVEVASHTLSHRFPHTWWSTASYREYYDEVIGMKRALTEKAGVPQESIKGFRVPFLQLGGDNMYKTLYDGKFTYDTSMFTGAVWEGGEPVWPFTLDFVPGEYYCQHGPCPQDQYPGLWEIPVQRWYGVDGHSCAMPDGCTSTGDAEEALEFFRSNFLRYYNSNRAPLGIFVHARWFHTEHHIDALDRFIDELLQMDDVYIVTPSQVIEWMKNPTPVHSVGSFGPWSCEGGVDKRK; this comes from the exons ATGATTCCTCAAGTTGTCTTAGGAGCCTTGCTGGCAAGTTTTGCCTCAGCAGCAGTCAAACTTGACATTAAGTGTTCTGACCATGGAGCCTTCAACTGCCACTCCTCGGATCCGGCGGCATTCACTAGATGCCTTGACGGTCAGCTCTACGAGTTCTACTGCCCAGATGGCCTCCACTTCAACACCCAGACCCAGACCTGTGACTGGCCGGAATCCGCAGACTGTAGTTACAAACTCGGAGGAGGTTCAAAAAAAGTAGAGAAAGTGGTTGAACCTGCTTCTAAGCAGGGTGGATCCGCGTCCAGCAGTTCAAGTGGCTCTAGTGGCTCTAGTGGCTCCAGTGGCTCCAGTGGTTCCAGCGGCTCCAGTGGTCACGGTGCCACCCCGCATCCCTGGTGGAGACCAAAGAACGTTGATCCTGCGTCATGGGAAAGAACCGACAACCTCTTTGAGCTTCCATTTGACAAGGACAGCAGCGACGGTGGAGAACATTCATCGAACTCTGGCAGTTCTGGAAGCTCTGCAAGCACTGGCAATTCAGGAAACTCTGGTAGCTCTGGTAGCTCTGGTAATTCCGGCAATTCTGGCAGCTCGGGAAGTTCAGGTAGTTCTGGCAGCTCTAGTAACCCTGGAAACTCCGGAAGTTCAGGAGAACACTCTCACGCCAAGGAACCCACTCACGACCACAAACCTGCACCCGAGCCAGAGAGACCCGTCCACAACCCCATCAGCGCGTCTGCGGACAAGACCCACAGACCAGACCACAGTAGCGTGTCCAAGCCTGAAGGGG AATGTGGCCCCCACAACTGCAAGCTCCCCAGCTGTTTCTGCCCAGGCTCAAGCATCCCTCACGGCCTCTCCCCCAAGAACACCCCCCAGATGGTCATGATCACTTTCGACGACGAGGTCTCCGCTGCCTACTACGGCTACTTCCAGCGTCTGTTCCGTCCCGGCAGGTACAACCCCAACGGTTGCCCTGTCCGTGGTTGTCTCTACGTGAGCGGCTCCGGCACTGACTACGACCTCGTATATCCCCTTTACGCCATGGGTGTTGAGGTTGCCAGTCACACCTTATCCCACAGATTCCCCCACACCTGGTGGTCCACCGCCTCGTACAGAGAATACTACGATGAGGTTATCGGCATGAAGAGAGCTCTCACGGAGAAGGCTGGCGTTCCCCAGGAAAGCATCAAAGGCTTCCGAGTTCCCTTCCTTCAGCTTGGCGGTGACAACATGTACAAGACCCTTTACGATGGTAAATTCACCTACGACACCTCCATGTTCACCGGGGCTGTCTGGGAGGGGGGTGAACCTGTCTGGCCCTTCACCCTTGACTTCGTTCCCGGAGAGTACTATTGCCAACACGGACCCTGCCCACAAGATCAGTACCCAGGTCTCTGGGAAATCCCTGTCCAGCGTTGGTATGGAGTTGATGGTCACTCCTGCGCTATGCCCGACGGTTGCACGTCCACTGGTGATGCTGAAGAAGCTCTGGAATTCTTCCGCAGCAACTTCCTCCGTTATTACAACTCTAACCGCGCCCCTCTCGGCATCTTCGTCCACGCTAGATGGTTCCACACCGAACATCACATCGACGCCCTCGACCGCTTCATCGACGAGCTGCTGCAGATGGACGACGTCTACATTGTTACTCCTTCCCAGGTGATTGAATGGATGAAGAACCCAACCCCGGTACATTCAGTTGGCAGCTTCGGACCCTGGTCTTGCGAAGGAGGAGTTGACAAGAGGAAGTAA